GCTCGTGCCAGTTCGTTGATTGTCTATGGTTAAATCTGGCCTGATAGCAATTGGTACGTGTTTACTTTCCGGAGTTTGTTAATGTAGATTGTCTTCTTTGGTTCATATTTTTGGGGGAGAAGTTGTTTCCTATGTTTTTAGTTGATTGAACTTCTGCTCCTGATTGCAAGGATAATGCCCCGTACAAATGACTCTCCTCCGTACCTTCATATGGTGAGGAGCTTCTGGCACCAAGGTGCATTAGTTTAAACTTTTACTTCTAATACAACGATGAATTGTACGtgttatgatatttatttatttatatatgtggAAGTGTGATCTTCGACAGATTGGCAATCTAATTgcatatgaaaattttatttattgttatatgtCTACATGTCTTGATACTTCTTCTCAAATATCTTGGCAGACGTTTATTTGTATACTATCACCTTATGATTAGGAATCCTTTTCACTTGACATTTCTAACTGTGTTTCATTCTCCTCCTTTCTCGTAATTATGAACAATTATTCTCTAAAGTTGAGCCACATTTTAAGGAAGTTATCTTTACTTCCATCAAATTATGTTAGTTATAAGGTATGCCAGTTCCTTTTATCAGTGGCAAACCTATTGCTGAAATTCTGTGGTATTTCTTAAGAGTACTCCTTGTGCTTAGTTAGGCAAGTAACCTGGGTTTTGTCTTTCATATTTTGCGTTTGTTTGATAAATCTATGCCTCTCTTTCTGGTTCTGGTTTCAATTTCATAATTGTGGATCGACCTTGGGATATTCTCGAAATTAGAATGGTAGTccaaattacattaaatagaaAACTTGAAGTAGCATCTTAAAATTATGAACACTGCacgtattttctttttcattgtgAAACTTCTTTGGAGCGGCATTTTTTTtcctaagaaagaaaaaaactttcaCTTCTTGACTCTTCTTTTTACTACCTGTTTCATGATGAAATGAATTTTTGAGAGAGTATACTATTCTCATTAAGGGGCCTAATTTCTTGTTTAGGGGAATAAACCCTTTAGAATTGTTACTTCCatcaaaataaaagttataagcgatcctttgaaaaaaaatcacttcTTTGTTTGGTAATGATCTGTGGTCATGTCTGATTTTTCAGCGTCTATGTTTAGTCTTACCTAGTATTTTATCTTTGCATGAGTGATGTTAATTTCTTTCTGCTGCCAATACCTTATTTTTAATGAGTGACTGCATTGGCAGGGAATGGTTCCTCATTTCTGGAAATGTTATCTTTATTGTTACTCGTACTTTTGAACCTGGAAAGAGAAACTTTATgtacattatttaaatatttgttaattttttctaataaaaacatgtccactaatttaaaatattttaaatagaaaatgatTAATATCATTCCACTAAAATGAAATCTCATAAAAAGTGataatagatatttttaaatagaacATAGCAAATCATTTAAtagtagaaaaatataaatataaatatattaattattaaacttatagatagaaaaaattaactattcaaattataaattttattttagaaaaattatcatCTTGCTAAAATACTATTTTGGTGGGATTCGTGAAGAATAAagtaatcttattttatttgaatgttttaaaatatatttctttttattttatttttcacacatGAGAATTAAGGGTTTTACATGTCCTTTTAACACAAAATCCAAATTATAAGGGTATGTTTAAATCATTTatcaaaatttcttttattcatgTTTAACTTGTGAAAGTAGTGAAATTGGGAGTACAATAACAAGTAAagaaaattagttaattttttatagtaaCTTAGGTTTGAAGATTTGAACATGAAAATGAcataatcataatattttattttatttaggatTTGTGCATTGTTTGGATCTTGAATGTTTGGTGATATGTTGTATAGTTTTTTCAATTGAGTTTAATTggtttaaattcttttattttggaaCAAAATATGATATGTTAGACATTAGAAAGGAAgaaaattatcaatttaaacTAACTAGAccttttgttatattttgtaGAATTTCATAATTACGTAAAGGTGTTGGATgagttatttaaataaaactccTAGTGATTTGGTGGTTCGACAAACTAattgagaaaaaattatttaattaaaaaattgggaGTTTTGGCTACTAGGTCAATAAGTTCTCAATCAGTgagttgtttttataaaatctcCTAAACCTTTGTTATATTTTGTAGAATTTCATAATTACGTAAAGGTGTTGGATgagttatttaaataaaactccTAGTGATTTGGCGGTTGGACAAACTATAActttcattgaaaaaaattcatttaattaaaaaattgggaGTTTTGGCTACTAGGTCAATAAGTTCTCAATCAGTCAATTGTTGGGTGAATACTTTAGTCATTAGGTGAGCGAATTTTATGcagaataactaaaatttaatagtCATCCTTATGCCATTGGCTGAACAACTATAATGGTGGTTGGGAGAATTGCAACATATGTTTAATTCACTAGGTGAGGGAGatcattttttaaactttgaaaaatattttttaaaatgtttctaaatgctaaaatttgtttatctttcgtcaatttttatattgttgaTCAATATATTgagttaaatattattaaatatgataaataatgaATGGATGATAACATTAGTAATTGAATTGAGATAAAACATATATGAATGAAAATGTATGATGTTACGATTTTCATATAACATATGATGTTTGGAAACAAAGTTATTTTTAGGGAATGAATACTATGTTGAGATGTAGGTACATATTGAAAGTATTAGGTAGTAAAAGTCAAAAGAGATTCCTATAACCTAgtcaacaatatcaaataaaactaTGGTAGGTCATAGGGATTTACCCAACCATATAAGTGATTTGAGTTTCTATTATCTAATATTGTTGTAGTAACAACTTAGTGAAGATAGTATGATTGATGCAAatatttaagtctaattcaactcATGAGTCTTCTGGAAGTAGAGTAAATTGTATGTGGTGGTTGATGTGAGTGGATTTTGACATGAGATATAGCTAGTAAGTTGATAGTTAGATACTTGATcataatgttaattaaattaataattgagGTGCCATAGGAACGAAAACCAAAATCACATgataagggactaaaaacatatttaaccctatattatatattatatattatagtgttagttgatatttgattttcattttttaatttttcaaaattacatgtCAAGATATTTCCATGGTTTCTTCTAAAAAGtcgaaattaaaaaagaaaggtgggatggaATATCTATAACACCTGATTCTGCTGAGCTTCAGTGTTGGTGCATGCTTGTTTCGTAGAAatcttactttttattattgtatgttTGCTATCTCTATGTTTGTCATCACATTTATGAAGATAAACGTGTTGTTGTTACATGCATAATGAACTggtatttgtaatttttttctagGTGCCCACATTTAAAGGTTTTGTGAGCTTTTGGAGGATTTATGCAGCAAATCTGAACTAAATAGTGATGACAGAGATGAAGCATAATGGTTGTCACAACCTCTTTCTGATCTTAGATTACTTGTCAATGAAATAACATCTATTCGTGAAAAAAAACTTCTGCATTTGGTTCCCATAGAAGTATTTGTTAGACTATTAAAAGTTCTAGATCACCAGATACATAAAGCAGAGAGCCTGTTAACTGAGGGATGTGATAATAGTGTAAATTCATGTTACACTTCTTCTGTATTActttgtattgaatttgtttgacTTGTTTGCATTTAGTTGACATTGGATATGACttcaaattttccaaaattttattaaaatctaaCTTCTATATACTATTGAGATGTAAGAAAAAGCATTATATCAAAATAGCTATAAGTTTTTTCCAATTCCAACAATATCACATAGAATCGAGTTTGGTAGCTGAAACTATTTGAGAGTTCATTCACTTTCAATTTTGTGATATTGTTCAATAAGAACTCTTTAGCTTCTATATCCATCTTACTTATTTTTCCTGTttcttctcaatttttttttcacaaatttattGCAAGCATAGACATACTCCTTTGTAGAGATTCATTAGTACTACAGTCTCGACGCGACGGTTGCTCGGAGTCGTGTGGTTCGTCGATGGGGGCTCGTTGGTTGATGCTGTTGTGGATCTAGAAGAAATGAAGATGTCGCGTGAAGTAGGGTAAAGGCAGTGCTAGCTTTGCTGATGGAGGCTTTGGGTAAAGGTGGCACCGCGGTTGAACCTGGTGTTGGCAATGACTGCGTTGAAGATGGAGAAGGAAAGAGTGTCCTCACAAGGATGAACCCacgaaagaagaagaaattgttTCCAATTTTGACcctatactttatttttttttcttttaattctaattacaatcagtaataaaattaaaattgatcttACACATGGCATGATAATTCAGAGACTAACACATATTTAACCATTGACATACTAAAAATATGACGAGACGAGTAATCTACTactccatttttttaattaaaagtaatttaaaatatcttttttatattatattttttaaaaatataaatattttttatattataaattaaattttaattattaactaaaataaaataatttaacgtgtgaatataataattattttaatttatttaattaaaagtattaattaatcaattaaaatattgaaaatatttatataattaaatacgattttaatatatatatatatataattaaaataaaattgaaaaactattaaaaattgaaagaattaaaaatagtagTGAACCCGCCTATCAGCCTAACAACATGTATGTAGcaaacaaattacaaaatttaacccGCTTTCTGTAATTAATCAGAACCATTTTATCATATATTCttaggtttaattatatttatattataatttattttttttagtttaatatctttattgatatttttttttatcaaatttctcactatattttcaaaattgtttaTAGAAATGACTTGATATTTGACTTTCATAATAAAGTGAATACTACCTTACAAAATAGAACATGGGTGGAAGATGAGTTATACTTCCCGaatccaaaaaatattatttaatttatatgaaattcaatattaattataaatttcattatgtataacattcatttattaaattttttttatcactgaTTAGATAGAAGAAGTAGTACTTTTAAAATCAAGATTAAACAAACGAAATTAGAAATAGTATAACTAAAAGTTATTAAACAGTTTTTTGTTAAAATGTGTGGAATTATGAGGTTCTCCTCACCTATAGATTTCTACTTAATTCCAGCACagcttaaaaataaataataaatataatactattaaaataaaaataaatatttttttcttaattacataaattatttaaatatacttaaaggtgaatgaaaaattcaaattttcaaatcaaattcatattatttaaatagagatatttttatttaaaaatctaaagTCAAAATGCTTCTActtcatttaaaattatgaaatactATATTGAATTGAACTTAAAGTAGAATTAGATAAAATTCATGCAAAATTTGGACCGAATTGAACTAAATCAAAGTAAAGTCAAGTTAATCTAATTGAGATTAAATCAAATTAGTATGAATCTAAGTTAaatcaaattctattttaaGGTAAATCAGTCCAAATCCAAGTCAAACAAAATATACCTAAATTCAAATCGATTTAAATGAtgattttcatttcatttcaattatACGATTTTACCAAAATAGAttctcttaaaagaaaaatcgattcttttttcttttattggttCAATTTAACGTTACTTTTTGTTACTTGTTCTGATCACAACGGAGGCACTTGAAGTTGCAGCACCGCCACCGCCACCGCCACCGCCACCGCCACTGCCACCGCCACCGCCACCGCCACTGCCACCACCACCGCCACCACCTATTTCTTCCGAATCGGCGGCAACACCTTCCACAGCCCCCGAATCGATTGTCATGGATTCCGATCCCAAATCTTCCACATCACCAGCGCCAAACCCTAACCTTAGCAAGGCACCACCCTCGAAGGAACAACACCACCGAGACCTATTGAACCACGTCGAAGCCTACCTCGCGAAGCGCGACGGTGTCGACAAGCTCCTCAAGATTTCCCGTTACGCCACCAAGCTCATCCTCGCCTCTTCGCTCCTTCAATCCTCCAATAACCCCGCCCTCTACCACCGTCTCAAATCCTTCGAATCTAGCGTCGGCGTCAGCCGCAAGGCCTTCCGACTCGGCAAATTCGTCCAAGACCTAAACGCTCTCCGAGCCTCCCACCACCACTCCAACCGTCACCTCCTCTTCACCCTCCTCGCCTACGGCGGCGAAGGCTTCTACTACTTTGTCGAGCAGTTCGTCTGGCTGGCGAAATCTGGCCTCATCGATCCCAAACACGCGCGCGCGTTCCAGAAAGTGAGCGCGTGGGCGGAGCTAGTCGGGTACTTCGGGAGCGTGGCGCTCAAACTCACCGATTTAAACATTATTGCTGAGGAGGAGTCGTGTTTGGCGTCGAGCGTGGAAATCTCGCACTTGAGAGGGATTGGGTGCGTGGAAGAAGAATCTAGGTTGCGGAagttgagagagaagaaaacgatGAAGAGGCTTTCGGTTGTTCAGGATTTGGCCGATGCGGTTATGGCTTTGGACGATATTTTGGATGGGAATGGACCGTTTTCGAAACCGGTTTTCATGGCTTCCGCTGGGCTTTTGTCTGCGCTCATTAGCACTCACAAGAATTGGGTCTCTTGCTGAATTTCTCACAACTTCTTTTCATTCATAAAAAGTCATGTAGGTACGTATACTGTGTAGATAGAAAAATTGGTGCTTTGTTCTTTGTTAATTTCTCATGCTTATAGTTTTGGATTTGccaattaatatcaattaattgaattaaaatggCCATGATTCTATTTGTTTGTTCTACTTCTTTGTCTTCTTGTGGTTGTGGCAGTTCTGCTGCTTGCTGACTGAATTTGTTTCGTTTGGTGAGGTTTTGatagaagaaaagagagtaATGTTTTTGATAGAA
This window of the Vigna angularis cultivar LongXiaoDou No.4 chromosome 7, ASM1680809v1, whole genome shotgun sequence genome carries:
- the LOC108334923 gene encoding peroxisomal membrane protein 11A, producing the protein MDSDPKSSTSPAPNPNLSKAPPSKEQHHRDLLNHVEAYLAKRDGVDKLLKISRYATKLILASSLLQSSNNPALYHRLKSFESSVGVSRKAFRLGKFVQDLNALRASHHHSNRHLLFTLLAYGGEGFYYFVEQFVWLAKSGLIDPKHARAFQKVSAWAELVGYFGSVALKLTDLNIIAEEESCLASSVEISHLRGIGCVEEESRLRKLREKKTMKRLSVVQDLADAVMALDDILDGNGPFSKPVFMASAGLLSALISTHKNWVSC